One Budorcas taxicolor isolate Tak-1 chromosome 13, Takin1.1, whole genome shotgun sequence DNA window includes the following coding sequences:
- the SGK2 gene encoding serine/threonine-protein kinase Sgk2, translating to MDSSPAGTPSPQPPRADGNINLGPSANPNARPTDFDFLKVIGKGNYGKVLLAKHKSDGMFYAVKVLQKKSILKKKEQNHIMAERSVLLKNVRHPFLVGLRYSFQTPEKLYFVLDYVNGGELFFHLQRERRFLEPRARFYAAEVASAIGYLHSLNIIYRDLKPENILLDCQGHVVLTDFGLCKEGVEPEETTSTFCGTPEYLAPEVLRKEPYDRAVDWWCLGAVLYEMLHGLPPFYSQDVSQMYENILHQPLRIPGGRTVAACDLLQALLHKDQRQRLGSKTDFLEIKSHVFFSPINWDDLYHKRLTPPFNPNVAGPADLKHFDPEFTQEAVSKSIGCTPDTMASSSGASSAFLGFSYAPEDDAILDC from the exons ATGGACTCAAGCCCAGCTGGGACCCCCAGTCCGCAG CCCCCGAGGGCCGATGGGAATATCAACCTGGGGCCTTCTGCCAACCCAAA TGCCCGGCCCACGGACTTTGACTTCCTCAAAGTCATTGGCAAAGGAAACTATGGGAAG GTCCTACTGGCCAAGCACAAGTCCGACGGGATGTTCTACGCAGTGAAGGTGCTGCAGAAAaagtccatcttaaagaagaaAGAG CAGAACCACATCATGGCAGAGCGCAGCGTGCTCCTGAAGAACGTGCGCCACCCCTTCCTTGTGGGCCTCCGCTACTCCTTCCAGACACCCGAGAAGCTCTACTTCGTGCTGGACTATGTCAACGGGGGAGAG CTCTTCTTCCACCTGCAGCGGGAGCGCCGGTTCCTGGAGCCCCGGGCCCGGTTCTACGCCGCCGAGGTGGCCAGCGCCATTGGCTACCTGCACTCCCTCAACATCATTTACAG GGACCTGAAACCGGAAAACATTCTCTTGGACTGCCag GGACACGTGGTGCTGACAGACTTCGGCCTCTGCAAGGAGGGTGTGGAGCCCGAGGAGACCACATCCACGTTCTGTGGTACCCCCGAG TACTTGGCTCCAGAAGTGCTCCGTAAGGAGCCTTACGATCGGGCAGTGGATTGGTGGTGCTTGGGAGCGGTGCTCTACGAGATGCTACACGGCCTG CCGCCCTTCTACAGCCAAGACGTATCCCAGATGTACGAGAACATTCTGCACCAGCCGCTACGGATTCCCGGGGGCCGGACGGTGGCCGCCTGCGACCTCCTGCAAGCCCTGCTCCACAAAGACCAGAGGCAGCGGCTGGGCTCCAAAACAGACTTT CTTGAGATAAAGAGCCATGTATTCTTCAGCCCCATAAACTGGGATGACTTGTACCACAAGAGGCTGACTCCACCCTTCAACCCAAATGTG GCAGGACCTGCTGACTTGAAACACTTtgacccagagttcactcaggaaGCTGTGTCAAAGTCCATTGGCTGCACTCCTGACACCATGGCGAGCAGCTCTGGGGCCTCGAGTGCCTTCCTGGGATTCTCCTATGCGCCGGAGGATGATGCCATCTTGGACTGCTAG